In Fusarium verticillioides 7600 chromosome 6, whole genome shotgun sequence, the sequence CGCCTGGGGCTGCGGTCAACAGAACCAGCTCGGCCGCCGAATCATCGAGCGTAACAAGATGTCCTCCCTTATTCCCCAGGGTGTCGGTCTGCCTCGCGGCAAGATTGCCAAGATCGCTTGCGGTTCCTATCACAGCTTTGCTATTGACAAGAGCGGTCAGGTTTACGGGTGGGGTCTTAACAACTTTGGCGAGATTGGTGTTGAATCGAATGCTGGCGAGGACGATGCTGTTATTCTTCGACCTGCTAAGCTTACATACCTCGATGACTACAACATTACTGAGATTGATGGCGGTGAGCACCACTCACTTGCTTGCTCTGACAAGGGCGATCTCTTGACCTGGGGCCGTGTCGATGGTTACCAAGTTggctttgagtttgataaGCTGTCCGAggacaacaccatcttcgacGACCGAGGCAACGCTCGTATTCTCTTCAAGCCTACTATCCAGCCTGGTAAGTCACTCATGATTCCGAGTTTAAATCCATTCGCTAACCAATGTACAGACGCCAAGGACATCGTCGCTGTCGCCGCCGGCACAGACAACAACTTTGCCATCGCCTCTGACGGCAAGGTCTACTCATGGGGCTTCTCCAGCAACTACCAAACCGGCCAAGGCACCATCGACGACATCCACACTCCCACTCTGATTGATAACACCGCCATCCgcggcaagaagatcattggAGCCGGCGCAGGCGGTCAATACTCTGTGCTCGTCGGCgtcgctgaagatgctcCCACAAACGGCGTCAAGACCAACGGTGCTTAGAATCTTGACACGAGGAATGAATTGACGGAGGAATCTGGGATTTTCCATATCAGCCCTATTTTTAATCAACGCTGCTGAGAGCAAGCAGCTTTTCCAATATTTGTACTCTTAACGTCGGCGGATGCATGATGAATCGGATGGGCGGATTCTGAGTGCGGTTttaaaaaagaaacaacGTTGTTTATGATCAAGGAGGATGTATTTTGTTCTGATGCCTTTGCATGCTAGCTGGTTTGTGGTATATAGATGGTCACGATGTCTTTGCATATCTGAAaattgcttttttttttaaagAGTCTCAACTCAACGCTAACCTGAACCTTCTGTCTGCTTTCTTTTTGAATCGTGACATACAAAAATTATTATTCTAGTACAAGGGAACAATGTCCCGGTATGTGTAACTTGCGTCTCGCCATCTGAACGCCTACCGCCCCTCCATCGTATCTTGGCCGCGAGGGCGTCATCATGTACAGCGTCGAGTTTCCGCGCGCAGCAAAACTCCTCATCGTGTCAGAACCACGTGTCGTTCACCAATTTTATGCGTTGAGCTTAGCAGCAGCATTGGAGAACGTTCCACTTCCACGGCTGCTGAAAATACCCATGATGCCGAACCCAACATAGAACAGCGCAAGGGGGTACGCAACGAGTCCCCGCATGCGCTTCATCTGTCCCACCGCGCAGAACATCCCGCTCGCGCTGTAAGTGCACCAGAGGATAGCCGCCGTGGTCGCGACAATGCCAACGGGTGTATCCATTCTCATTACGATGCCGAACAGGCTCGTCGCCACGAGCGGTAGCAGGCAGTATCCGAGGACGCTCGCGCTGCGGGGGTACGTCAGCGTCGCGGAAAAGTGGCCGCCCTGCTGGCCGTCGTGCGGCTGCTGAGGCGCGGATGGATCGCTGCTGTATTGGGGATAGCTGTTGACTTGGGGTTCGCTGGCGTCGGAGGGCGACATGAGGGAGAGGATCAGGTGGAGGGATATGGAGCCTAGGGCGGCGAGGCCGTAGATGTAGCCGAAGTGGACTTGGcctgagaagaggaggatgaagccgaagaggaggaagaagatgagggggCCCGCGAGGTCGGAGTCGTCCATGATATGCGAGTCGATACGTCGGAAGGGATTCAGCACAGCGAGCGTCTAGAAAAAATCAGCATCACAACCCAATCAATTGTGAAGGCAACATACCTTTGCCTGGATATGTCCAAAGTTAACgcccagctcctccagcaaAGGCGGTTCGCCATCATACCCTTCCGACGAGAAAGCCGCAACCCAACCGGTCCTCAGCCCGCCCTGCTCGCCCATCCTGCCGCTGACGCCCTGCGCACCAAACGCGGGAGCCGCAAAGTTCTGCGCTGGTGCTCCGACGCCATAGCCGCCCTGGTTGCTGTATCCGTAGCCTCCTGCTGCTTGCTGGGGTGTCGAGGAAGTCGGGTTCGTGTACTGGGAGGGGAAGAACTGCAGGTTCTGCGCGGCGTTGGGGCCGGCTGCGGCGGGGTATTGCGGTTGTTGCGATGAGTAGtagtttgacattgtgaTGGTGTTGCGGAGGGAGGGGGTGAAGTGGTTGAGGTGGTTGTAGGGAGGTTTTTGGGAGAGGCG encodes:
- a CDS encoding hypothetical protein (At least one base has a quality score < 10) → MHAVALTHDNKILTWGVNDQGALGRDTNWDGGLRDMDKSEDSDSEDEDDTGINPMESTPTAVSDEFFAPGTKFVQVVASDSASFALTEDGRVYGWGTFRSSDGILGFSETVKVQSTPLMLRDLKNIKALSAGSNHILALDHKGNVVAWGCGQQNQLGRRIIERNKMSSLIPQGVGLPRGKIAKIACGSYHSFAIDKSGQVYGWGLNNFGEIGVESNAGEDDAVILRPAKLTYLDDYNITEIDGGEHHSLACSDKGDLLTWGRVDGYQVGFEFDKLSEDNTIFDDRGNARILFKPTIQPDAKDIVAVAAGTDNNFAIASDGKVYSWGFSSNYQTGQGTIDDIHTPTLIDNTAIRGKKIIGAGAGGQYSVLVGVAEDAPTNGVKTNGA